In Sorghum bicolor cultivar BTx623 chromosome 8, Sorghum_bicolor_NCBIv3, whole genome shotgun sequence, one genomic interval encodes:
- the LOC8071398 gene encoding transmembrane protein 45A, with the protein MGSFNGHVLPGTLFLAVGLWRVWSAVARFAADPPSFRVRAWCPLELPTRAPRLLELYVVAGGAFLDMCLELGGGVLAGRGGGVAPESSLIYLEHAGMLLMFFLFGALALLSQKCTRYLPLTDGELCLVAATAFTSEFLLFSYHSGTHMGLEGYYHHLLVILIGLCILTSVLGALLPASFPVDVAAGTLIALQGLWFYQTALTLYGPMLPDGCDRNAKGDQIDCSSRAAEERAEQLANFQLFGAVFLAFVYVLGCYAVAAARYGHPELVTMHGEHVAALECRGVGIGGACAEECVV; encoded by the exons ATGGGGTCCTTCAACGGCCACGTGCTGCCGGGGACGCTGTTCCTAGCGGTAGGCCTGTGGCGAGTATGGTCCGCGGTGGCGCGCTTCGCCGCCGACCCACCTTCCTTCCGCGTCCGGGCGTGGTGCCCCCTCGAGCTCCCCACCAGAGCGCCCCGCCTCCTGGAGCTCTACGTGGTAGCCGGCGGCGCGTTCCTCGACATGTGCCTGGAGCTAGGCGGCGGCGTCCTCGCCGGCCGCGGCGGAGGCGTCGCCCCGGAGTCCAGCCTCATCTACCTCGAGCACGCTGGCATGCTCCTCATGTTCTTCCTCTTCGGTGCGCTCGCCCTCCTCTCCCAGAAGTGCACCAG GTACCTGCCTCTGACCGACGGCGAGCTGTGCCTGGTGGCGGCGACGGCGTTCACATCTGAATTCCTGCTCTTCTCCTACCACTCCGGCACCCACATGGGCTTGGAAGGCtactaccaccacctcctcgtcatcCTCATCGGCCTCTGCATCCTCACCAGCGTCCTCGGCGCGCTCCTGCCGGCGAGCTTCCCCGTCGACGTCGCCGCCGGCACGCTCATCGCGCTGCAGGGGTTGTGGTTCTACCAGACGGCGCTCACGCTGTACGGGCCCATGCTCCCGGACGGGTGCGACCGCAACGCCAAAGGCGACCAGATCGACTGCAGCAGCCGTGCCGCGGAGGAGCGCGCCGAGCAGCTGGCCAATTTCCAGCTGTTTGGGGCCGTGTTCCTCGCCTTCGTCTACGTGCTTGGTTGCTATGCCGTTGCAGCGGCGAGGTACGGGCACCCGGAATTGGTGACGATGCATGGGGAACACGTCGCCGCCCTGGAGTGCCGTGGCGTCGGCATCGGCGGCGCCTGTGCTGAGGAGTGCGTGGTCTAG
- the LOC8071399 gene encoding putative disease resistance RPP13-like protein 3: protein MEVVLGALPSLIPKLGELLADEYNLQKEVKGGIRFLHDELESMMGALEHISKVPADQLPSGDKIWARNVRELSYDIEDNIDTFMVQVKGHQLAKKHGKFIDKMLGFLMLPKIRRKIAIDIRDIKSRVVEVHDRRCRYEVNYSVDKPVKVDPLALVAMVRYKNPTELVGIEESRDKVIKIMIEDNEATKEQKKIVSIVGFGGLGKTTLANAVYEKLKAQFDCSAFVSVSQTPDIYRLFRGMFSQLSNKDSTASIDVIIDELRGFLQEKRYLVIIDDIWEISNWDMIRCALPDNSVEYRIITTTRIFKVAEEIGGPYKLKPLSLENSRILMYARIFGKEDKDKCPDEQLEEVSNRILKKCDGVPLAIITIASLLVSKGRNKLDWYDVCNSIGTGLQKDNTIENMRKVLSLSYYDMPAHLRSCLLYLSMFPEDYNIRKDRLIWLWIAEGFIQPKNEEKGLFGQGENYFNELINRSMIQPMYDTCRSKVVACRVHDMVLDLIYSISSEENFVTIQNNMDESSFASKKVRRISLQNYKAIHGKPKATSSKEHHVRSIFVFRSASDYIPTALQNFSILRVLLLEGCHLSQGYSLKSLGNLIHLRYLGLRDTNIDQLPEEIGNLQFLQMLDVHASRRIPSLPSSIVWLTQLMCLHINKSTRVPEGIRSLIALEELSGLCISIKGKMLEELAHLTELKVLDLEIMTEDFSDLLLLLESDSESDDGIEKSVVECLNKFQKIQNLKISIKNRESNLDGWVINAPENLSTLKLKDYCWFAMLPAWLKVNPSLLVSLSVLEIRVRGLQQEDLEILGRLPALHYLKLCVDHKHQGIIHGRFVVGACSFPCLVRCRLWGFGGPVVFEQGAMPRLVNLRFEFPVKWTREIIGSFDLGLGNLPSLQELSIIFPSGGAREQDLEEAKAAMRHAIKIHPNHPTIWFW, encoded by the exons ATGGAGGTCGTGCTGGGGGCACTTCCTAGCCTCATCCCCAAGCTTGGCGAGCTGCTTGCTGACGAgtacaacctgcaaaaggaggtGAAAGGAGGGATTAGGTTCCTCCATGATGAGCTCGAGAGCATGATGGGTGCTCTTGAGCATATCTCCAAGGTTCCAGCTGACCAGCTTCCAAGTGGAGATAAGATTTGGGCCAGGAATGTAAGAGAGTTGTCCTATGACATAGAGGACAACATCGACACATTCATGGTGCAAGTCAAAGGCCATCAGCTAGCCAAAAAGCATGGCAAGTTCATTGACAAGATGCTTGGTTTCTTGATGCTGCCCAAGATTCGCCGCAAGATTGCTATTGATATCAGAGACATCAAGAGTCGTGTTGTAGAGGTGCATGACCGGCGCTGCAGGTACGAGGTTAACTACAGTGTTGATAAACCTGTCAAAGTTGATCCCCTTGCATTGGTTGCAATGGTTCGTTATAAGAATCCAACAGAGCTAGTTGGCATTGAGGAGTCAAGGGATAAGGTAATCAAGATTATGATAGAAGACAATGAAGCGACCAAGGAGCAAAAGAAGATAGTTTCAATTGTGGGATTTGGAGGTTTAGGAAAGACAACTCTTGCTAATGCTGTGTATGAAAAGCTTAAAGCACAGTTCGATTGCTCAGCTTTTGTATCGGTGTCTCAAACTCCTGATATATATCGATTATTCAGGGGCATGTTTAGTCAACTATCCAACAAGGATAGTACTGCAAGTATTGATGTTATTATTGATGAGCTTAGAGGATTCCTTCAGGAGAAGAG GTACTTAGTTATTATTGATGACATATGGGAAATCTCAAACTGGGACATGATAAGATGTGCTCTGCCCGACAACAGTGTTGAATATAGGATCATCACAACTACTCGTATTTTTAAGGTTGCTGAAGAAATTGGCGGTCCTTACAAGTTGAAGCCCCTTTCTCTGGAGAACTCTAGGATATTAATGTATGCTAGAATATTTGGCAAAGAAGACAAAGACAAATGCCCTGATGAACAGCTAGAAGAAGTATCAAATAGAATACTAAAGAAATGTGATGGTGTTCCGTTAGCTATTATCACAATCGCTAGTTTGTTGGTTAGCAAAGGAAGAAACAAATTGGATTGGTATGATGTGTGCAACTCTATTGGCACTGGACTACAGAAGGACAATACCATAGAGAACATGAGAAAGGTTTTGTCACTCAGCTATTATGATATGCCAGCACATCTAAGgagttgcttgttatatttaagTATGTTTCCAGAAGATTATAATATTAGAAAAGATCGTTTGATATGGTTGTGGATAGCTGAAGGTTTTATCCAACCTAAAAACGAAGAGAAGGGCTTATTTGGACAAGGGGAGAATTACTTCAATGAGCTCATAAATAGAAGCATGATCCAACCTATGTATGACACATGTAGAAGCAAGGTAGTAGCTTGCCGTGTGCATGATATGGTGCTTGATCTGATCTATTCTATATCAAGTGAAGAGAACTTTGTTACTATACAGAACAACATGGATGAGTCATCATTTGCGTCAAAAAAGGTTCGAAGGATATCCCTTCAAAACTACAAGGCTATTCATGGTAAACCTAAGGCTACATCGAGCAAAGAGCATCATGTGAGGTCAATTTTTGTCTTTCGATCTGCTAGTGACTACATACCaacagcacttcagaacttcaGCATTCTGCGTGTACTGCTTTTAGAAGGATGTCATCTTTCACAAGGCTATAGCCTCAAGTCTCTTGGTAATTTAATTCATTTGAGGTACCTAGGTCTAAGAGATACAAACATTGATCAGCTCCCCGAAGAAATAGGAAACCTACAGTTTCTACAAATGTTAGATGTACACGCCAGTAGGAGAATTCCAAGTTTACCGTCAAGTATTGTTTGGCTAACACAATTGATGTGCCTACACATCAACAAATCGACAAGAGTGCCAGAAGGGATACGGAGCTTGATAGCCCTTGAAGAGCTTTCAGGTCTGTGCATCAGCATTAAAGGGAAGATGCTAGAAGAGCTGGCCCATCTAACAGAGCTGAAGGTGTTGGATCTTGAGATCATGACTGAAGATTTCAGCGACCTCCTCTTGCTGCTTGAATCCGACTCGGAGAGTGACGACGGCATAGAAAAATCCGTGGTGGAGTGCCTAAACAAGTTCCAGAAAATCCAAAATCTAAAAATCAGCATCAAAAATAGGGAAAGCAACTTGGATGGCTGGGTCATCAACGCCCCTGAAAATCTCAGTACATTGAAACTAAAGGACTATTGCTGGTTTGCTATGCTGCCAGCTTGGTTGAAGGTGAATCCCTCCCTCCTTGTGAGCCTCTCTGTCCTCGAGATCCGAGTCAGGGGGTTGCAGCAAGAGGATCTCGAAATCCTAGGGAGGTTGCCTGCTCTCCACTATCTAAAGCTGTGTGTGGACCACAAGCATCAAGGGATCATCCATGGGAGATTCGTCGTAGGTGCTTGctcgttcccatgcctcgtacgCTGCAGGTTGTGGGGATTCGGAGGTCCTGTGGTGTTTGAGCAAGGAGCCATGCCAAGGCTCGTGAATCTTCGGTTTGAATTCCCAGTGAAGTGGACGAGAGAAATCATCGGCAGTTTTGACTTGGGCTTGGGGAACCTGCCGTCGCTGCAGGAACTCAGCATTATCTTCCCATCTGGAGGCGCCCGCGAGCAGGATCTGGAGGAAGCGAAGGCTGCGATGAGGCACGCGATTAAAATTCATCCCAATCATCCCACCATTTGG TTTTGGTGA
- the LOC8070341 gene encoding long chain acyl-CoA synthetase 6, peroxisomal, producing MEDDAAHLQRPTPLLAVNPTAAEYVHAQGYSVVLPEKLQTGRWNVYRSAHSPLRLISRYPDTPDIGTLHDNFTYAVETFTDCRYLGTRIRTDGTIGDYKWMTYGEASTSRTAVGSGLIYHGVREGACIGLYFINRPEWVIVDHACSAYSYVSVPLYDTLGPDAVQFIVNHAAVEVIFCVPQTLSILLSFIAQMPCVRLIVVVGGDDANMPSTPVTTGVEIITYSKLLIQGKISPQHFRPPKPEDVATICYTSGTTGTPKGVVLSHENLIANVAGSSLNIKFYPSDVYISYLPLAHIYERVNQIAALHCGVAIGFYQGDNLKLMDDLAALRPTIFASVPRLYNRIYTAITNAVKESGGLKEKLFHTAYNVKRQAILNGKNPSPVWDKLVFNKIKARLGGRVRLMSSGASPLSADVMEFLRICFGGEVLEGYGMTETSCIISAMDVGDRSIGHVGSPIASCEVKLVDVPEMNYTSEDQPYPRGEICVRGPIVFHGYYKDEVQTKEVIDEDGWLHTGDIGLWLPGGRLKIIDRKKNIFKLAQGEYIAPEKIENVYAKCKFIAQCFIYGDSLNSFLVGIVAVEPEVLKAWAASEGIQCEDLRQLCADPRARAAVLADMDSVGKEAQLRGFEFAKAVRLVAEPFTVENGLLTPTFKVKRPQAKTYFAKEISDMYAELREAEAPRSKL from the exons ATGGAGGACGACGCCGCGCACCTCCAGCGCCCGACGCCGCTCCTCGCCGTCAACCCCACCGCCGCCGAGTACGTCCACG CACAGGGCTACAGTGTCGTTCTCCCTGAGAAATTGCAAACTGGCAGGTGGAACGTGTACCG GTCTGCGCATTCACCTCTGAGGTTGATAAGTAGATATCCTGACACCCCAGACATTGGAACACTGCATGATAATTTCAC GTACGCAGTTGAGACATTTACAGACTGTAGATACCTGGGAACAAGAATCAGAACAGATGGAACAATTGGAGA CTACAAATGGATGACATACGGAGAAGCTAGCACGAGCAGGACTGCAGTAGGTTCTGGTCTTATCTATCATGGAGTTCGTGAA GGTGCATGCATTGGTCTGTATTTTATAAACAGACCTGAGTGGGTTATAGTTGACCATGCTTGTTCTGCATATTCATATGTATCTGTGCCACTTTATGACACTCTCG GCCCAGATGCTGTTCAATTCATTGTGAACCACGCAGCGGTGGAAGTTATATTCTGTGTGCCTCAAACTCTAAGCATT CTGTTAAGTTTTATAGCTCAAATGCCATGTGTTCGGCTTATAGTG GTAGTTGGTGGAGACGATGCAAATATGCCATCAACGCCAGTAACTACTGGAGTGGAAATCATAACTTACTCCAAGCTGCTCATCCAG GGAAAGATCAGTCCTCAACATTTTCGTCCGCCAAAGCCTGAAGATGTTGCCACTATCTGTTACACTAGTGGCACTACTGGCACGCCAAAG GGAGTTGTTCTTTCTCATGAGAACTTAATTGCAAATGTAGCAGGATCAAGCCTGAACATTAAGTTTTACCCCTCCGATGT GTATATCTCATATCTTCCTTTGGCTCACATCTACGAGAGGGTTAACCAGATTGCTGCGCTGCACTGTGGCGTTGCCATTGGATTCTACCAAGGG GATAATTTGAAGCTCATGGATGATCTGGCTGCTTTGAGACCGACAATATTCGCAAGTGTCCCCCGGTTATATAACAGAATTTATACCGC AATTACAAATGCTGTGAAGGAGTCTGGTGGGCTGAAAGAAAAATTGTTTCATACTGCATACAATGTCAAGAGACAAGCAATCCTTAATG GGAAAAATCCATCCCCAGTGTGGGATAAGTTGGTATTTAACAAAATAAAAGCTAGGCTTGGTGGACGAGTGAGACTTATGAGTTCAGGTGCCTCTCCACTGTCAGCAGATGTCATGGAATTCCTGAGGAT ATGCTTTGGTGGTGAAGTTCTTGAAGGCTATGGAATGACGGAGACATCCTGTATTATATCTGCAATGGATGTTGGTGACAGATcaattggtcatgttggatctCCGATTGCATCTTGTG AGGTGAAACTTGTGGATGTCCCAGAAATGAATTATACGTCCGAAGATCAACCTTATCCTCGTGGAGAAATTTGTGTTAGAGGACCTATAGTATTCCATGGTTACTATAAAGATGAAGTTCAAAC AAAAGAAGTCATTGATGAAGATGGTTGGTTGCACACTGGAGACATAGGTCTGTGGCTACCTGGAGGGCGTTTAAAGATTATTGATAG GAAAAAGAACATTTTCAAGTTAGCTCAAGGAGAATACATAGCTCCAGAGAAGATTGAAAATGTTTATGCCAAATGCAAGTTCATTGCCCAATGTTTTATATATG GTGACAGTTTAAACTCTTTCTTAGTTGGTATTGTTGCAGTTGAACCAGAGGTTTTGAAGGCTTGGGCTGCATCTGAAGGAATCCAG TGTGAAGACTTGAGACAGCTTTGTGCAGACCCTAGAGCAAGAGCTGCTGTCCTGGCTGATATGGATTCTGTTGGGAAGGAAGCGCAG CTAAGAGGTTTTGAGTTTGCTAAAGCTGTTCGGCTTGTTGCTGAGCCATTCACAGTGGAGAATGGTCTCCTCACCCCAACATTCAAG GTCAAAAGACCGCAAGCCAAGACGTACTTTGCAAAGGAAATTTCAGATATGTATGCAGAGTTGCGGGAGGCAGAGGCACCCAGGTCGAAGTTGTGA